One stretch of Lachnospiraceae bacterium oral taxon 096 DNA includes these proteins:
- a CDS encoding energy-coupling factor transporter transmembrane protein EcfT, whose protein sequence is MADRKTIDPRIKLTLLPIASFTSFFISDTILLFGLIAFAFFLYVYSSMWKIALRFILFFVLLYCIELGLGKFCQASIVFAIYMFIYFASRMTLIAMFGGYITKTTSVSEMLVALNRMKVPRSIGIPFSVLLRFVPTIKIEFKALKENMKIRGITTSRFFPLLHPIKYMEYTLVPLLMRMIKISDELSASALIRGLDSDENRVTLTELRFSWVDLMIGLLGALMIALVIVIQKIY, encoded by the coding sequence TTGGCAGATAGAAAAACTATAGATCCGAGAATAAAACTTACTCTACTTCCAATTGCCTCCTTTACGAGTTTTTTTATAAGCGATACAATTCTACTTTTCGGACTGATTGCTTTTGCCTTTTTTCTGTATGTATACAGCAGTATGTGGAAAATAGCATTACGCTTTATTTTGTTTTTTGTCCTTTTATACTGTATAGAGTTAGGGCTTGGCAAGTTTTGCCAAGCAAGCATCGTATTTGCAATATATATGTTTATTTACTTTGCATCAAGAATGACCTTAATTGCTATGTTTGGTGGATATATAACAAAAACTACAAGCGTAAGTGAAATGCTTGTAGCATTAAATAGAATGAAAGTACCAAGAAGCATTGGTATACCTTTTAGTGTTTTACTTAGGTTTGTACCAACTATAAAAATAGAATTTAAGGCATTAAAAGAGAATATGAAGATTCGAGGAATTACAACAAGCAGATTTTTCCCGTTGCTACATCCAATTAAATATATGGAATATACGCTTGTTCCGCTTTTAATGAGAATGATTAAGATTTCAGATGAACTGTCAGCTTCAGCACTCATTAGAGGACTTGATAGTGATGAAAACAGGGTAACATTAACAGAATTGCGGTTTAGCTGGGTAGACCTAATGATTGGACTATTAGGAGCTTTGATGATTGCTCTTGTGATAGTAATACAGAAAATTTATTAG
- a CDS encoding NAD-dependent malic enzyme gives MNAHDILNNPFLNKGTAFTLEERKELGLVGVLPPYVQTLEEQAAQTYAHFSKKATNLEKRLFLMEIFNTNRTLFYYLFSQHIAEFNPIVYDPTVATTIENYSDLFVDTQYAGYLDINHPENIEATLKNAAGDRNIRLIVVTDAEAILGIGDWGTNGVDISVGKLMVYTGAAGIDPATVLPLVIDAGTNRKELLENPNYLGNRHERVRGDRYYDFIDQFVQTAERLFPKLYLHWEDFGRLNAANILNKYKDKIPTFNDDIQGTGIVTLGGIYGSLDISGEKLTDQIYLCFGGGTAGAGIASRVLSEMITEGLSEEEAYKRFFMVDKQGLLFDDMDDLTPEQRPFAKKRSDFANADKLTDLLEVVKTVKPTILVGTSTQPNTFTKEVVEAMCQNTERPIIFPLSNPTELAEASAKDLIEWSDGKAFVATGIPSDNVDYKGVSYQIGQANNALIYPGLGLGMLASEAKLLTDEMIGAAAHSLSGIVDSGKPGAPVLPPFAYVSEVSSKVAEAVAKKAQEQGLAQSQETDMKKAVSELKWYPKY, from the coding sequence ATGAATGCACATGATATTTTGAATAATCCCTTTTTAAATAAGGGAACTGCCTTTACACTTGAAGAGCGTAAAGAACTTGGCTTAGTTGGAGTTTTGCCACCTTATGTGCAAACCTTGGAGGAGCAAGCGGCACAAACCTATGCTCATTTTTCTAAAAAAGCAACAAATCTGGAAAAACGCTTGTTCTTGATGGAAATCTTCAATACTAATCGCACCTTGTTTTACTATCTTTTTAGCCAACACATTGCCGAATTCAATCCGATTGTTTATGATCCAACGGTTGCAACTACGATTGAAAATTACAGTGATTTGTTTGTTGATACGCAATATGCAGGCTATTTAGACATTAACCACCCTGAAAATATAGAAGCTACCCTTAAGAATGCGGCCGGAGACCGTAATATTAGACTTATTGTTGTGACAGATGCGGAAGCAATTTTAGGTATTGGTGACTGGGGAACCAATGGTGTGGATATTTCAGTTGGAAAGCTTATGGTTTACACAGGAGCGGCCGGTATTGACCCTGCAACTGTTTTACCTTTGGTCATTGATGCCGGAACTAACCGTAAAGAATTGCTGGAAAATCCTAACTATCTTGGGAACCGCCATGAGCGTGTACGTGGAGACCGTTATTATGATTTTATTGATCAGTTTGTACAAACAGCTGAACGACTTTTCCCTAAGCTCTACTTACACTGGGAAGATTTCGGTCGTCTAAATGCTGCCAATATTCTCAACAAGTACAAGGATAAAATTCCTACTTTCAATGATGATATCCAAGGAACGGGTATTGTCACACTGGGTGGTATTTACGGATCATTAGATATTAGTGGTGAAAAATTAACAGACCAAATCTATCTTTGCTTTGGCGGTGGAACAGCAGGTGCAGGAATTGCATCACGTGTTCTCAGTGAAATGATTACAGAAGGACTCTCAGAAGAAGAGGCTTACAAACGTTTCTTTATGGTAGATAAACAAGGTCTTCTTTTTGATGATATGGATGATTTGACACCTGAGCAACGTCCATTTGCAAAGAAGCGTTCTGACTTTGCTAATGCTGACAAGCTAACAGACTTGCTTGAAGTTGTAAAGACGGTTAAACCGACAATCTTGGTAGGAACATCAACACAACCTAATACCTTTACAAAAGAAGTTGTTGAGGCTATGTGTCAAAACACTGAGCGTCCAATTATTTTCCCGCTGAGTAATCCAACTGAGCTGGCAGAAGCAAGTGCTAAAGACTTGATTGAGTGGTCTGATGGAAAGGCTTTTGTAGCGACAGGAATACCTTCCGACAATGTGGATTATAAAGGGGTATCTTATCAGATTGGTCAGGCTAATAATGCTCTTATCTATCCCGGTCTGGGACTTGGAATGCTTGCTTCAGAAGCTAAGCTCTTGACAGATGAAATGATTGGTGCAGCTGCACATTCATTGAGCGGTATAGTTGATTCAGGTAAACCGGGCGCACCTGTTTTGCCACCATTTGCTTATGTGTCAGAAGTTTCAAGTAAAGTAGCGGAAGCGGTTGCTAAAAAAGCTCAAGAACAGGGATTGGCACAAAGTCAAGAAACTGATATGAAGAAAGCTGTCAGTGAACTTAAGTGGTATCCAAAGTACTAG
- a CDS encoding ABC transporter ATP-binding protein: MPEKELRKKAIGKNGLSNSLLALKIVCDLIPQILLVYLISSLITNNINEANLKYIFLGIFMSFVLKGVFYYFAIKVAHEKAYEKLTELRIDIIGHLKKLSLGFFKEHNTGELTNIVQHDVEQVEVYLAHGLPEIMAVTLLPTIIFIAMIFVDWRLALGMIAGVPLMYLVKVLSQKTMDKNFAIYFNHENKMREELMEYVKNISVIKAFAKEEEISERTLKTAREYIYWVKKSMGAITIPMGLIDIFMEIGVVIVMILGSIFLYYGEITTPKFILAIILSSAFTASISKTATLQHFSIVFKEALKAIGKVLTVPLPNKKTEQGLEFGNIEFKDVNFAYGKDGFELKDINLTFKKNSLNAFVGASGCGKSTVSNLLMGFWDADSGRIEINGKDIKDYSQENISNLIGSVQQEVILFDLSIFDNIAIGKLNATKEEVVEAAKKARCHDFISALPNGYETRVGEMGVKLSGGEKQRISIARMILKNAPILILDEAMAAVDSENERLIGEAIDDLSKDKIIITIAHHLNTIRDSDQIIVMDKGVVLDAGSHEELMKRCEFYKDMVEAQNKVDRWNLKDDSLSRAKNGVDCECTEVVTENV, translated from the coding sequence ATGCCGGAAAAAGAATTAAGAAAAAAAGCGATTGGAAAAAATGGCTTATCCAATTCACTTCTTGCTTTAAAAATAGTATGTGATTTGATACCACAAATCTTACTCGTATATTTGATTAGTTCTTTAATCACAAACAATATTAACGAAGCTAATTTAAAGTATATATTCTTGGGAATCTTTATGTCGTTTGTATTAAAAGGTGTGTTTTACTATTTTGCAATAAAGGTTGCTCATGAGAAAGCATACGAAAAATTGACAGAACTTAGGATAGATATTATTGGGCATCTAAAAAAACTAAGTTTGGGATTTTTCAAAGAACATAATACAGGGGAGCTTACGAACATTGTTCAGCATGATGTGGAGCAAGTGGAAGTATACCTTGCTCATGGTCTTCCTGAAATAATGGCAGTTACGCTTCTGCCTACCATTATTTTCATAGCTATGATTTTTGTAGACTGGCGTCTTGCTCTTGGAATGATTGCCGGAGTTCCACTCATGTATTTGGTAAAAGTTCTTTCACAGAAAACAATGGATAAGAACTTTGCTATTTACTTTAACCATGAAAACAAGATGAGAGAAGAGCTAATGGAATATGTAAAAAATATCTCTGTGATTAAGGCTTTTGCTAAAGAAGAGGAGATTAGCGAAAGAACATTAAAAACGGCAAGAGAGTATATTTACTGGGTTAAAAAGAGCATGGGAGCAATTACAATTCCAATGGGACTCATTGACATATTTATGGAAATTGGAGTAGTTATTGTCATGATTTTGGGAAGTATATTTCTTTATTATGGAGAAATAACAACACCTAAATTTATACTCGCAATTATTCTATCCTCTGCGTTTACAGCATCCATAAGCAAGACAGCCACTCTACAACATTTTTCTATTGTGTTTAAGGAAGCTCTAAAGGCGATTGGAAAAGTTTTAACCGTTCCACTTCCAAACAAAAAGACAGAACAAGGTTTAGAATTTGGAAACATAGAATTTAAAGATGTGAATTTTGCATACGGAAAAGATGGCTTTGAGCTTAAAGATATCAATTTGACTTTTAAGAAAAATAGCTTAAATGCCTTTGTTGGAGCAAGCGGTTGTGGGAAAAGTACCGTATCTAATTTGCTTATGGGATTTTGGGATGCTGACAGCGGACGAATAGAAATAAATGGGAAAGATATAAAGGATTACAGTCAGGAAAATATTTCAAATCTTATTGGAAGTGTGCAACAGGAGGTCATTCTTTTCGATTTAAGTATTTTTGACAATATTGCAATCGGGAAACTAAATGCAACAAAAGAAGAAGTCGTAGAAGCTGCTAAAAAAGCAAGATGTCATGACTTTATTTCAGCATTGCCAAATGGATATGAAACACGAGTAGGTGAAATGGGAGTTAAGTTATCCGGTGGAGAAAAACAAAGAATCTCTATTGCAAGAATGATACTGAAAAATGCACCGATTTTAATATTAGATGAGGCAATGGCAGCTGTTGATAGTGAAAATGAAAGACTAATCGGTGAAGCGATTGATGATTTAAGTAAGGATAAAATCATCATTACAATTGCTCATCATCTAAATACGATTAGAGATTCAGACCAAATTATAGTTATGGATAAGGGTGTTGTTCTTGATGCAGGAAGCCATGAAGAGCTGATGAAAAGATGTGAGTTCTATAAGGATATGGTTGAAGCACAGAACAAGGTAGATAGATGGAATTTGAAAGACGATAGTCTTTCACGAGCAAAGAACGGAGTGGATTGCGAGTGTACGGAGGTGGTAACAGAAAATGTTTAG
- a CDS encoding transposase: MLREVKNSGIEEFKAAITAFRNNYKYILNSLKYRYISNGQIKVLKRISYGVQNFKYFRNRILMAMA, encoded by the coding sequence ATGCTCCGTGAGGTAAAAAACTCAGGAATTGAAGAGTTTAAAGCAGCAATCACCGCATTTAGAAATAACTACAAGTATATCTTAAACTCTCTTAAGTACAGGTACATTTCAAATGGCCAGATAAAGGTGCTGAAAAGAATATCTTATGGCGTACAAAACTTTAAATATTTTAGAAACAGAATTTTAATGGCTATGGCTTAA
- a CDS encoding cupin domain-containing protein, with translation MNDQRVFDMELVKVESLENAVKTAFYQTDSTGGSVWVIKPGQTLPKHYHHNSDDIWVILQGKGVFYPTPDTEVPFTKGQVIVSKKGECHGAKNTGTEDVIFVSIVAPVPSDYDPVSTN, from the coding sequence ATGAATGATCAACGTGTTTTTGACATGGAACTTGTGAAAGTTGAAAGTCTAGAGAACGCTGTTAAGACAGCATTTTATCAAACTGATTCCACAGGTGGTTCAGTATGGGTTATTAAACCTGGTCAAACCTTACCAAAGCATTACCATCATAACTCTGATGATATATGGGTTATATTGCAAGGCAAGGGGGTATTTTATCCAACGCCTGATACGGAGGTGCCTTTTACAAAGGGGCAAGTTATAGTATCTAAAAAGGGTGAATGTCATGGCGCAAAAAATACTGGAACAGAAGATGTTATCTTTGTAAGTATCGTTGCTCCTGTACCTTCTGATTATGACCCTGTTAGTACTAATTAA
- a CDS encoding ABC transporter ATP-binding protein translates to MFREMLKLLTKTGKRDLIISSVFFALYGLSSIAMIVIVFSILFQIFEGTSLDMLYKYFIAIGLLVVFKGICNMVADMKKHSAGFDIVQQIRERMIIKLKKFSLGFYTNERLGEINTILHKDVDNMSLVVGHMWSRMFGDFLIGAVVFVGLANIDIKLALIMAVSVPIALAFLYMTIKQSEKIENQNNSALLDMVSLFVEYVRGIPVLKSFLNNKSLDNELMNKTKKFGETSKAASRFKAKQLSIFGFLLDIGYLILLIAGAIFVVKGNLDVLNFIIFVVISKEFYKPFASMEQHYMYYVSAVDSYERLSRILYADIIPDKADGIIPKQNNIVFENIKFSYEEDEFKMENLSFDIAEKRVTALVGESGSGKTTITNLLLRFYDVHKGKITLGGIDIRDIPYDELLDRISIVMQNVQLFDNTIEENIRVGKKGATKEEIIEAAKKARIHDFIMSLPKGYETDIGENGGILSGGQRQRISIARAFLKNAPILILDEMTSNVDPVNESLIQDAITELAKNRTVLVVAHHLKTIQKADQILVFQKGNLLEKGKHGELLEKDGYYTKLWKAQYEV, encoded by the coding sequence ATGTTTAGAGAAATGTTAAAACTACTTACAAAAACCGGCAAGAGAGATTTGATTATATCAAGTGTATTCTTTGCCCTTTATGGACTAAGCTCCATAGCTATGATTGTTATCGTATTTTCTATACTGTTTCAGATATTTGAGGGGACGAGTTTAGATATGCTTTATAAATATTTTATTGCGATTGGATTACTTGTAGTCTTCAAAGGTATTTGTAACATGGTTGCGGATATGAAAAAGCATAGTGCAGGTTTTGATATTGTTCAGCAAATAAGAGAACGCATGATTATCAAATTAAAGAAATTCAGTTTGGGATTTTATACCAATGAAAGACTTGGTGAGATAAACACAATACTTCATAAAGATGTTGATAATATGTCCCTTGTTGTAGGACATATGTGGTCAAGAATGTTTGGTGATTTTTTGATAGGTGCAGTCGTATTTGTTGGTCTTGCAAATATTGATATAAAGTTGGCACTGATAATGGCAGTATCCGTTCCGATTGCACTTGCCTTTCTATATATGACAATTAAGCAATCTGAAAAAATAGAAAATCAGAACAACTCAGCACTTCTTGATATGGTTAGCCTATTTGTTGAATATGTGAGAGGAATACCTGTACTAAAGAGCTTTTTAAACAATAAGAGCTTGGATAATGAGCTTATGAACAAGACAAAAAAGTTTGGAGAAACAAGCAAAGCAGCTTCAAGATTTAAGGCAAAACAATTATCTATATTTGGTTTTTTACTGGATATTGGATATTTAATTCTTTTAATCGCAGGAGCAATATTTGTTGTAAAGGGAAATCTTGATGTACTTAATTTTATTATCTTTGTAGTAATTTCAAAAGAGTTTTATAAGCCGTTCGCTTCTATGGAACAACACTATATGTATTATGTTTCGGCGGTAGACAGCTATGAGAGACTTTCAAGAATTTTGTATGCAGATATAATACCTGACAAGGCAGATGGTATTATTCCGAAGCAAAATAACATAGTCTTTGAAAATATTAAATTTTCCTATGAAGAAGATGAGTTTAAAATGGAAAATTTAAGTTTTGATATTGCTGAAAAACGGGTGACAGCCTTAGTTGGAGAATCAGGTAGTGGAAAGACTACGATAACTAACTTGCTTTTAAGATTTTATGATGTGCATAAAGGAAAAATTACACTCGGAGGAATTGATATAAGGGATATTCCTTATGATGAGCTTTTAGATCGTATCAGTATTGTCATGCAAAATGTTCAACTGTTTGATAACACGATTGAAGAAAACATCAGGGTAGGTAAAAAAGGAGCAACGAAAGAAGAAATCATTGAAGCTGCAAAGAAGGCAAGGATACATGATTTCATTATGAGTTTACCAAAAGGTTATGAAACGGATATTGGAGAAAATGGTGGGATTCTTTCAGGTGGACAGAGACAAAGAATATCTATTGCAAGAGCTTTTCTAAAAAATGCACCGATTTTAATTCTTGATGAAATGACAAGTAATGTTGATCCTGTAAATGAATCTTTGATACAAGATGCTATTACAGAACTTGCAAAGAATAGAACTGTACTTGTAGTGGCTCATCATTTAAAAACAATTCAAAAAGCTGACCAAATTCTCGTATTTCAAAAAGGAAATTTACTTGAAAAAGGAAAGCATGGGGAACTTCTTGAGAAAGATGGTTACTACACAAAATTATGGAAAGCTCAATATGAGGTGTAA
- a CDS encoding transposase, with protein MLSTIHHSSSNLGEAISIDEFKGNVGTEKYQTIVVDPVKHRVFDVLYSRKGTCLVDYFKSLDQSKRMKVQYFSCDMNKTFIDLARIYFPNAKIVIDRYHFVRQVYWALENVRKRIQKRMLPSLRKYYKRSKSLITKRKAKLSNNNRAALE; from the coding sequence GTGCTTTCTACAATTCATCATTCTTCTTCTAATCTTGGAGAAGCCATTTCCATAGATGAATTTAAGGGGAATGTAGGCACTGAGAAATATCAAACGATAGTGGTTGATCCTGTAAAACATAGAGTATTTGATGTACTCTATTCTAGAAAAGGAACTTGTCTGGTCGACTATTTTAAATCGCTTGATCAATCTAAACGTATGAAAGTCCAATACTTTTCTTGTGACATGAATAAAACCTTCATCGACTTGGCTAGGATATATTTTCCCAATGCAAAGATCGTTATTGATCGTTATCATTTCGTCAGACAAGTCTATTGGGCTCTTGAAAATGTACGAAAGAGAATTCAAAAAAGAATGTTGCCTTCTCTTAGGAAGTACTACAAACGAAGTAAGAGCTTAATTACAAAGAGAAAAGCAAAGCTATCGAACAATAACCGAGCGGCACTTGAATGA
- a CDS encoding ATP-binding cassette domain-containing protein has protein sequence MILLKDVSYEWEDGRTALKNINLEIKKGEFVLISGKSGSGKSTLGSVMNGLIPHYYKGKMKGEAFASGKDISKLLLHEIGHIVGTVFQDPRSQFFTTTTDEEIAFGLQTICKSRDEIKQRVEEVYAELDTPELKGKSVFELSSGQKQKIAIASIYAMNPKVLILDEPSANLDMKATFDLFLILEKLKKKGTTVVLIEHRLYYVKSLFDRFLLVKDGEIAQDLSREEVIHLEEEFWEENGLRTLELEEYRISEKKDLYQLNDESISGKGLKFCYPSASKVGNKQKKYILNHLDFNMECGKAIGLIGLNGTGKTTFARVISGLEKIKEGKIWAEKDKELNRKDLMDMSYFVFQDSDYQLFSESVLDEMLLGMEGKDKKENTQKAKSILNVLGLDKYIDKHPFALSRGEKQRLTIACGMMKQAKIFIYDEPTSGCDKDSMLSVAKLIKEQLKNGTTVLVISHDFEFLANTVSKLWVMGDGKIETVLNMSESNKFLILDKMRGGRELGR, from the coding sequence ATGATTTTGTTAAAAGATGTTTCTTATGAATGGGAAGATGGGCGAACTGCTTTGAAAAATATCAATCTTGAAATTAAAAAAGGTGAATTTGTTTTAATTTCAGGGAAAAGTGGAAGTGGTAAAAGCACTCTTGGAAGTGTAATGAATGGTCTTATTCCACATTATTACAAAGGCAAAATGAAAGGAGAAGCCTTTGCGTCCGGAAAAGATATAAGCAAATTATTACTTCATGAAATAGGGCATATTGTAGGAACTGTATTTCAAGATCCAAGAAGTCAGTTTTTTACGACAACGACAGATGAAGAAATAGCTTTTGGTCTTCAAACTATCTGCAAATCAAGAGATGAAATCAAACAGAGAGTAGAAGAAGTATATGCAGAGTTGGATACCCCGGAACTGAAAGGAAAATCTGTTTTTGAATTATCAAGCGGACAGAAACAAAAGATAGCTATTGCAAGCATCTATGCGATGAATCCGAAAGTTTTAATTTTAGATGAGCCTTCAGCAAATTTGGATATGAAAGCAACATTTGACCTGTTTTTAATTTTGGAGAAATTAAAGAAAAAAGGAACAACGGTTGTTCTAATTGAACATCGTTTGTACTATGTAAAATCTTTATTTGACCGTTTTCTTTTGGTGAAAGATGGAGAAATTGCACAGGACTTGAGTCGGGAAGAAGTTATCCATCTTGAAGAGGAGTTTTGGGAGGAGAATGGACTAAGAACTCTTGAATTAGAAGAATACAGAATAAGTGAGAAGAAAGATTTATATCAATTAAATGATGAAAGTATCAGTGGAAAAGGCTTGAAATTTTGTTACCCAAGTGCAAGTAAGGTTGGAAATAAGCAAAAAAAGTACATCTTAAATCATCTTGATTTCAATATGGAGTGCGGAAAAGCCATTGGTCTTATTGGGTTAAATGGCACCGGGAAAACTACTTTTGCAAGGGTAATTTCAGGACTTGAGAAGATAAAAGAGGGAAAAATATGGGCGGAAAAAGATAAGGAGTTGAATCGTAAAGATTTAATGGATATGTCATATTTTGTATTTCAAGATTCAGATTATCAGTTATTTTCGGAAAGTGTACTTGATGAAATGCTGCTTGGTATGGAGGGTAAAGATAAAAAAGAAAATACTCAAAAGGCAAAGTCTATTTTGAATGTACTTGGCTTAGATAAATACATTGATAAGCATCCGTTTGCTTTATCAAGAGGAGAAAAACAAAGACTGACAATAGCTTGTGGAATGATGAAACAGGCAAAGATTTTCATCTATGATGAACCAACATCAGGTTGTGATAAAGACTCAATGCTTTCCGTCGCAAAACTGATTAAAGAACAATTGAAAAATGGGACAACAGTTTTGGTAATAAGTCATGATTTTGAGTTTTTAGCAAATACAGTGAGCAAGCTGTGGGTAATGGGAGATGGAAAAATAGAAACTGTTTTAAATATGAGTGAAAGTAATAAATTTCTCATATTAGACAAGATGAGAGGAGGTAGAGAGCTTGGCAGATAG
- a CDS encoding DUF4261 domain-containing protein, with the protein MKDSDCNKITTIQFVIAIFDSVLYYIFEHDNPIDDGQTIAGLENGDMNPDIKWKVQYEDSLIQPVRTVIDINMGEYTSGTR; encoded by the coding sequence ATTAAAGATTCCGATTGTAATAAAATCACGACCATTCAATTTGTTATTGCAATTTTCGATAGTGTATTGTATTATATCTTTGAGCACGATAACCCTATTGATGACGGTCAAACGATTGCAGGCTTAGAAAATGGAGATATGAATCCAGATATCAAATGGAAGGTTCAATATGAGGATTCCTTAATTCAACCTGTTCGCACTGTTATAGATATTAATATGGGTGAATATACATCGGGCACTCGCTAG
- a CDS encoding MptD family putative ECF transporter S component, translating into MENCNNKLNGRDFITIGIFNAIGIVIYMAASFAMATTVIGGFIASGVSFMVAATVYILMALKVRKNGVFTISGTLLGLIALSGGHLPHAVFAVIGGIICDLIIGNYESKGRMIIGYGTFALADFLGTVIPVILFGTASFVERASKWKMSEAQINEALSYFKVSWAVGFALITFVLACIGAFVATRILKKHFEKAGVI; encoded by the coding sequence ATCGAAAATTGCAATAACAAATTGAATGGTCGTGATTTTATTACAATCGGAATCTTTAATGCAATTGGAATTGTCATATACATGGCAGCCAGCTTTGCTATGGCAACAACAGTTATTGGAGGATTTATTGCTTCAGGAGTTAGCTTTATGGTAGCTGCTACCGTTTATATCCTTATGGCTTTGAAAGTTAGAAAGAATGGCGTATTTACCATATCAGGAACGCTTCTTGGTTTAATTGCATTGTCAGGAGGACATTTGCCTCATGCAGTCTTTGCTGTAATCGGTGGAATTATATGTGATTTGATTATAGGAAATTATGAGAGCAAGGGACGAATGATTATTGGGTATGGGACATTTGCATTAGCAGATTTTTTAGGGACAGTAATTCCTGTAATTTTATTCGGGACAGCTTCTTTTGTGGAAAGAGCATCAAAATGGAAAATGAGTGAAGCACAAATAAATGAAGCATTATCTTATTTCAAAGTTTCGTGGGCAGTAGGCTTTGCCTTGATAACATTTGTTCTTGCTTGCATAGGAGCATTCGTTGCAACAAGGATACTTAAAAAACATTTTGAAAAAGCAGGAGTGATTTAA
- a CDS encoding TetR/AcrR family transcriptional regulator gives MAQVLKEEVRNRILEAAEKVFYKKDYRGAKLTEIAKEADIPVALIYTYFKNKEVLFDAVVSSVYINFESAFDEEESLEKGSASERFDEVGENYIHELLKGRKKLIILMDKSSGTKHTEAKHKLISQMQVHIEVSLKRQSKEEYDPMLAHILASNFTEGLLEIARHYQSEKWAKDMLKLIARCYYKGVESL, from the coding sequence ATGGCACAAGTATTAAAAGAAGAAGTTAGAAATAGAATACTTGAAGCAGCAGAAAAAGTGTTTTATAAAAAGGATTATAGAGGTGCCAAATTAACAGAAATTGCAAAAGAAGCAGATATTCCTGTGGCACTCATTTATACCTATTTCAAGAATAAAGAAGTTTTGTTTGATGCAGTAGTAAGTTCTGTTTATATAAATTTCGAGTCAGCTTTTGATGAGGAGGAGTCTTTGGAAAAAGGTTCTGCTTCTGAAAGGTTTGATGAAGTTGGAGAAAACTATATTCATGAACTATTAAAAGGGCGTAAGAAGTTAATTATTTTAATGGATAAAAGCTCAGGTACAAAACATACAGAAGCCAAACACAAACTCATATCACAAATGCAGGTTCATATTGAAGTAAGTTTAAAAAGACAATCAAAAGAGGAATATGATCCAATGCTTGCCCATATTTTAGCTAGTAACTTTACAGAGGGGCTTCTTGAAATAGCAAGGCACTATCAAAGTGAAAAGTGGGCAAAAGACATGTTAAAACTTATTGCAAGGTGTTATTACAAGGGAGTGGAATCCCTATAA
- a CDS encoding flavodoxin family protein: MKILIINCSPVRNGATAEIVNIVKDNLSTENEVRSICIDDYEIAFCKGCRTCHKTAQCFQKDDVIKIMEQYEWADIIVSVSPSYWADIPGQFKVFIDKCTPWCNTHEPHAKLSAGKKGYTIALRTGSSMPECERIISSIEHFHGHLEIESCGKLGLCSIEYKEDVATRIDEIKEFCNIILS, from the coding sequence ATGAAGATACTTATTATAAATTGTAGTCCAGTCAGAAATGGTGCGACAGCAGAAATCGTAAATATAGTAAAGGATAATCTTAGTACAGAAAATGAAGTAAGAAGTATATGCATTGATGATTATGAAATTGCTTTCTGCAAAGGTTGTAGAACTTGCCATAAAACAGCACAATGCTTTCAAAAAGATGATGTTATAAAGATTATGGAACAGTACGAATGGGCAGATATAATAGTGTCAGTGTCTCCTTCATATTGGGCAGATATTCCAGGACAATTTAAGGTTTTTATAGATAAATGTACACCTTGGTGTAATACACATGAGCCACATGCCAAACTATCTGCTGGTAAAAAAGGTTATACTATTGCATTGAGAACAGGTTCAAGTATGCCAGAATGTGAAAGAATTATTAGTAGTATTGAACATTTTCATGGTCATTTGGAAATTGAATCTTGTGGTAAATTAGGTCTTTGTTCTATTGAGTATAAAGAAGATGTTGCTACAAGAATTGATGAAATAAAAGAATTTTGTAATATTATTTTGAGCTGA